DNA from Actinomycetota bacterium:
ATCAGTACCTCTCGCAATTGCGGGCAAGCAGCCAGCAGCGGATCGCTGATGCGTACCAATGGGATGAAGTGGTCGACAAATACGAAGCTCTGATCAGTCGATTGGCTGCGAGTCGAACATGAGCACAGCGGCCGTTCTGGTGACGCACAACTCGGCGAAATGGATCGCAGAGACTCTGGTGAGTGTGTGCAGTCAGGACACTCCAGTGGATCGCATCATCATTGTTGATGACCACTCCACTGACAGCACGTTAAGCATCATTGGCGAGCACGCATTTGGGCCGCCGATCGAGCTCGTCACGAGTGCAAGTACTGCGAAGGATGTGCATACCCGCATCGCAGGCAACGTTGTGCAGGGAGTCCAGACCTCAGGTGCGGAGCTTGTCTTTCTTGGTGATCACGATGACCTCTGGCGCCCCGACCGAGTGACGCACCAATTGCAGGCATTGAAGAATTCACCGTCGGCTGCGCTGATCGCCTCAGATGGTCGCGTGTTCGAAGAAGGAGCAGGTGCTACAGGCAAGACCATCCGTGATGTGTTTGCGGTGCCGGCCGAGTTTGGAGGCTGGCGCACCAGCAAGCAGTTCGGGTTTGTCGTTCGACACTCGGTTGCCACTGGCGGAGCGTGCGCGATTCGTCCGGCCGCGTTCCACCAACTGGAGGTCCCGGCGGGCTGGTTGCATGATCGTTGGTGGAGTCTGTGGGCGGCTGCGCACAGCAAGCTGGTGATAGATCCGACGATCGTGATCGACTATCGCGTTTCTGAATCTCAGCAGGTGGGACTGGCCACTGCTGCGCAAGGCGCAGGCGCTCCCACGTGGTTTCTTCATCACGCTGGTCAGGCGCTGCGGTCGGCCAGGAGGGCCATAGATCTGGCCCCGTTGTTCCTTGCGAGCCGTTGACGGCTTACTGCACCTGAATATGTGTCAGACACAGGTGAGCGTCGGAACTTCCTATGCCGAGGTAGGGCACTGACGTGCACTCCAAAGGTGTCGGGACGAACCACGCAGGAATCGAAGCGAAATACCGGTCGATCTCCTCACGCGTTGGCGCATAAAGCGCCATGACGGTGGGATTCAGGTCACGCAGCGCGTTCTGATCTGCAGGTTCCAGTTCTGCTTCACCCGGGGCATTGTTGTACGCCCCCCAAAGTTGCATCGCAGCAACTGTGGCCGTCAGGCGCAAGGGGTCAGTCCAGATGGCAATGCGATCGTCCGCAGATGTGCGTGCCAGCAAGAACTCCTGCGCCCGCACATTGGATCGCATGAGTTCCTCGGCTTGATAGTCAACGAAGGCAGCATTCATCGGGTACTGGCCGTAGATGCCCAGATTGCCTCGTCCGTTCTGCAGCCACTGTGCACAAACACCGAGAGCGATGACTGTTGCGATGACCAGCGCCCATGACAGCAATTGATGACTCCAGGCTCTCATCACTGTGGAGGCCAGCATCAGCGCAACGCCGGCGAGCACGAGCAGCAGACCCTGTGACATTGACAGTTGAGCCGATGAATGGCCTGACCACACCATGGCCACGATCAGCACCGGCAGACCCAGCCAGAGCAAGACATGAGCATTGCGTTCTTCGACGATCGCACCGATGGCGAGCACTATTGACAGCAAGGCTCCCGGCCAGCACATCGCTGCGTAGTGCGGCGCCTCGATCCAAGGCCCAGGGATCAGCTGTATGTAGGCAAGAGTGAAGACGATGGTGATCGCGCTGATGATGACCGCTGCTGCACTCCATCTGTTGCGCACGAACACAATTGCGACAAGGGAGACGAGCAGGCCCAGCAGCACGACAAGGGCAGCCGCATCGCGCAGCCAGATGTGGGGGTCGCTGATAAATGACGCATAGTCCAGTCGCGAGTTCCACGATCGATAGGTCTGGAACCAATTGAGATCGGGGAACAGCAGCCGCCCCCACAGCAGGAATCCAAGGAAGACGACCACAAATCCCGAAACGATGGCCAGCAGCTCAGTCAGCAGGCCGCGCACGCTTGGACGTGCCAACCAGATGCCCACAGCGCGGATACCCAGCCAGGTCGTGCCGGCAAGGAACGCGTTGTAGGGATTGAGCATCAACAGCCAGGCCAGAACGGCACCAGTGGATACGCCCAAGATCCAAAGTCGCCGCCTGCTTGCACGTGGGCTCGGCTTGAAGTGTGCGACTGCCAAGGCAAACAGGCACAGGCTTGCCGCCATAGCTGTGCCTGTTGCGTAGGTATTGCCCGCGTAGGCCAACACCATGGTGTTCAGTGCGACAAACATCGTCAGCAGGGCCGCTGTTGCTCGATACGTGAATTGCCGGGCCACCCAATAGACGCTGATCACGATGAGCAACAGGATCAAGGCGCGCCAGCTGGCAAAGCCGTTCCAGATGCCAAGGACGTCGATGAGCCAGTTGACCGGACCGAGATATCCGAGTCGTGTCCAGTAGTAGCCGGAGTCCAATGCGCGCTCATTGATCTGATCACCGAAGATGGCAAGGGAAGCGGAGAACTGTGAATCAGGTGCATTCATTCCTGTCCACCACTGCGCGCCAACGCCGAAGAGGATCAGCAGCCACAGGGCAAGCGCGAGGAGAGTGTCCAGCGCATGACTGTGGATGCGCGCGCCCATCTGCCGCGCCATGGTCACATTGAAACTGTAGTCAGCAGCTGTTTGATGTCGGTTCAACCGAGGTGTGACAGCCGCTTGGAGATAGGCTCCACAGGGTGTCCGCCCTGCTGATCGACGTGACTGATCTCGTCGAATTTCTTCAGCGACAGGAGTCGGTTTCGGGTGTGCAGCGCGTCATTGCTGAGGTCGCCCCGCTTCTGAAGGACCAATGTGCATCGCCTTCGCTCGCAGTTGTGCTCGATCGAGGGCGGGGAGTGTTTGTCGCATTGACCGGTCCTGAATTCGACGCACTGCTGACCCGCGGGGCTCGCGTCAGTGGCAATGAGTCACGCGAGTTCCTGGCTGCAACTGCCACGGCAACCCTGCAACGAGCCGCCCAAGCCGGAGCCGTTGACATCAAGGACGGCGATGTTCTGCTGTTCCTGGGAGCACTGTGGATCAACGATGCGCTGATGCTTGCTGCCCGTGCCGCGCACGCTGCTGGTGCGATCATTGTTGATCTGCTCTATGACCTCACGCCTGTCTTGCAGACCGGCCATACCGCGGCGGTCAATCGGCTGTTCGAACGCTACTTGGCACTGATCGCGCAGACAGCATCTCGAGTTCCGGCGATCTCGGCTTCGAGTCGAAATGATTTCGAGCACTACTCACAGGCTCATGGATATCAAGTCATCGCGGGCGCAGCAACCGGATTGCCTTGTGGGCTCACACCAGAAAAACTCGGCGATTCAGCACTCCATGACAGTCCTTGGCCCCGACCCTTCGCACTGTTTGTTGGCACTGTCGAATCTCGCAAGAATCACATGCTTGCGCTGAATGCCTGGAGAGCACTGATTGCCGAACATGGGGCAGATGCCGTGCCTGATCTGGTGTGCATTGGCCGACTCGGGTGGCATGCGAGCGAGTTTCTGAATGCCTATATCAAGAGCAATGGGCTGGACGGAAAGATCAGTGTGTTGAGTGCGAGTGTCACTGACGAGGAGCTCGCGCGCTTCTACGCGCACTCGGAATTCACGGTCTACCCCTCGAACTATGAAGGGTGGGGCTTGCCCGTTTCGGAGAGCATTGCCTTTGGAAGGATCCCTGTTGTCGCAGACAACTCATCGCTGCGCGAAGCGGGTCGAGATTTAGCCTGCTACTTCACCTCGGGTGACCAGCAGGCATTCATCGACGCAGTCGAATCGGTACTGGATGCCAACAGCCGAGCAGCTGGGGAGCAGCGGATTCGCGATGACTCCACCCCACCGATCACCTGGCAGCAGGTCGCTGCAGTCATCAATGACGAGATTGTGGCCGCCCAGGCCGCGGGAGCGAGGCCATCGATGGTTCCGTTGATTGAACTTGGCCGCGAATACATGCTGGCTGTGGGTTCGCCTACTCCAGATGATGGCTACGCCGATCAAGTGCTGGAGCACTTGCAGAGTGAAGGACTCACGCCGATGCTCCGGCAGCCGCGCGGTGAACGCGACTTTGAGATTGTTGATGCTGCCTTGATCGGCAATCTTGGCTCTCCCCAGACCTGGGGCAATGAGATTCGACCCGGTCGTCGGGTTGAGTTTCGTGTCCAGCGTCCTGTTCCAGGACCACTGACCTTGCTGCTGGCGTCACGCTCGATGCCCGGCGTGGTGACTGTGGAGGCCA
Protein-coding regions in this window:
- a CDS encoding glycosyltransferase, which produces MSTAAVLVTHNSAKWIAETLVSVCSQDTPVDRIIIVDDHSTDSTLSIIGEHAFGPPIELVTSASTAKDVHTRIAGNVVQGVQTSGAELVFLGDHDDLWRPDRVTHQLQALKNSPSAALIASDGRVFEEGAGATGKTIRDVFAVPAEFGGWRTSKQFGFVVRHSVATGGACAIRPAAFHQLEVPAGWLHDRWWSLWAAAHSKLVIDPTIVIDYRVSESQQVGLATAAQGAGAPTWFLHHAGQALRSARRAIDLAPLFLASR
- a CDS encoding glycosyltransferase codes for the protein MSALLIDVTDLVEFLQRQESVSGVQRVIAEVAPLLKDQCASPSLAVVLDRGRGVFVALTGPEFDALLTRGARVSGNESREFLAATATATLQRAAQAGAVDIKDGDVLLFLGALWINDALMLAARAAHAAGAIIVDLLYDLTPVLQTGHTAAVNRLFERYLALIAQTASRVPAISASSRNDFEHYSQAHGYQVIAGAATGLPCGLTPEKLGDSALHDSPWPRPFALFVGTVESRKNHMLALNAWRALIAEHGADAVPDLVCIGRLGWHASEFLNAYIKSNGLDGKISVLSASVTDEELARFYAHSEFTVYPSNYEGWGLPVSESIAFGRIPVVADNSSLREAGRDLACYFTSGDQQAFIDAVESVLDANSRAAGEQRIRDDSTPPITWQQVAAVINDEIVAAQAAGARPSMVPLIELGREYMLAVGSPTPDDGYADQVLEHLQSEGLTPMLRQPRGERDFEIVDAALIGNLGSPQTWGNEIRPGRRVEFRVQRPVPGPLTLLLASRSMPGVVTVEASGPGGPVHQEIYLGSVIQIPLGDGRVGEPAYVSLTVVDAQNSIEGFLGIRSFVVLKADDLKAEVLAHKSAADALRAELDFLQNTRSWKVTAPLALTSAWLVR